A window from Methanobrevibacter sp. encodes these proteins:
- a CDS encoding winged helix-turn-helix domain-containing protein, whose amino-acid sequence MKNKDDMSIVSLLARSKKRISVLKSLEKEDKIPSRISKDIDDNSNHVSKYLKTLKDAELVECLNEEDKRYRFYSITDKGKYYLDRVENNYKD is encoded by the coding sequence ATGAAAAACAAAGACGACATGAGCATCGTATCCCTGCTTGCAAGGTCCAAAAAAAGGATAAGCGTGCTTAAATCACTTGAAAAAGAGGACAAAATACCTTCAAGAATCAGCAAGGATATTGATGACAACAGCAATCATGTTTCAAAATACCTGAAGACTTTGAAAGATGCGGAGCTTGTAGAATGTCTTAATGAAGAAGATAAACGCTATAGATTTTACAGCATCACCGACAAGGGAAAATATTACCTTGACAGAGTTGAAAACAATTACAAAGACTGA
- a CDS encoding zinc-ribbon domain-containing protein produces MVKCQNCGAEVVGSNFCFACGEKVEQFESDSSICPKCGAKNRKNTSFCAECGNKLSGGLPSSRNQREWEIKRNEVIQRYDRLAEEFGIKDEDYFLTSVKRFNKLEQSTTKHSLTRDVVETALVGAPISRFSKNHMGNETIIDGFFLIKEEKFVFMEIDNRDWEKVNAGINNFYFDKIVSMRVTKRLGDDSRYADITKRAWTSPDDIRRSIKNDIQSLKATRFKDLIANNDSADMFDRLLIKLVDNTSYEIRLPSYQFGQNLVDLFETLRGKLQTVVVQNQTAEPTKAQQLKEFQELLESGAITQEEFDQLKKELLFG; encoded by the coding sequence ATGGTTAAATGTCAAAATTGCGGAGCAGAAGTTGTAGGATCAAATTTCTGCTTTGCATGCGGTGAAAAGGTAGAGCAGTTCGAAAGCGATTCAAGCATATGTCCAAAATGCGGTGCGAAAAACAGAAAAAACACTTCATTTTGTGCAGAATGTGGAAACAAATTGTCAGGGGGACTTCCTTCATCAAGAAATCAAAGGGAGTGGGAAATAAAACGTAATGAAGTTATTCAAAGATATGACAGGCTTGCAGAGGAATTCGGAATCAAGGACGAGGACTATTTCCTCACCAGTGTCAAAAGATTCAACAAGCTTGAGCAGAGTACAACAAAACACAGTCTCACAAGAGATGTTGTTGAAACCGCCCTGGTTGGAGCACCTATTTCCCGTTTTAGCAAAAATCACATGGGTAATGAAACAATTATCGATGGATTTTTCCTGATTAAGGAAGAAAAATTTGTTTTCATGGAAATCGATAACAGAGACTGGGAAAAAGTAAATGCCGGAATAAACAATTTCTACTTCGACAAGATTGTTTCAATGAGGGTTACAAAACGTCTGGGAGATGACAGCAGATATGCCGACATTACCAAAAGGGCATGGACATCACCTGATGACATCAGAAGGTCAATCAAAAATGACATCCAATCCCTTAAGGCTACAAGATTTAAGGATTTGATAGCAAACAATGACAGTGCAGACATGTTTGACAGGCTGCTCATCAAACTGGTTGACAACACTTCCTATGAAATCAGGCTTCCAAGCTACCAGTTCGGTCAAAACCTTGTGGATTTATTCGAAACTTTAAGGGGAAAACTGCAAACAGTTGTTGTTCAAAATCAAACAGCAGAACCTACCAAGGCACAACAGCTAAAGGAATTCCAGGAATTGCTTGAAAGTGGTGCAATAACACAGGAAGAATTCGACCAGCTTAAAAAGGAACTGCTGTTCGGTTAG